The following are from one region of the Bradyrhizobium sediminis genome:
- a CDS encoding NAD(P)H-dependent oxidoreductase, with translation MRILVLNAHPDQGSFSDAVAAAYVEGAGERGHEVKSVMLRELQFDLVLRGGYHSNKPLEPDIAQQQELISWCQHLVVISPNWWWAAPALLKGYVDRVFLPEFAMRYHARFPYVEPLLRGRSARVIYTQNSPRLVGWLFRGDLFWRWISHAVLGHCGFHPVRRLAMYSAKDASAACKSHFLDSARKLGRGGA, from the coding sequence ATGCGAATACTTGTCCTCAATGCCCATCCGGACCAAGGGAGCTTCAGTGATGCCGTAGCAGCAGCCTATGTGGAAGGGGCTGGCGAGAGGGGTCACGAGGTGAAGAGCGTCATGCTCCGTGAGCTGCAGTTCGATTTGGTGTTGCGTGGCGGTTATCACAGCAACAAACCTCTCGAACCCGATATCGCGCAACAACAAGAACTCATTAGCTGGTGCCAGCATCTTGTCGTGATATCGCCGAACTGGTGGTGGGCAGCGCCTGCCCTTCTCAAGGGCTACGTCGACCGCGTTTTCCTGCCGGAGTTCGCGATGCGCTATCACGCCCGCTTTCCCTACGTGGAACCGCTCCTGCGCGGGCGGTCGGCGCGCGTCATTTACACCCAGAACTCGCCGAGGCTCGTCGGCTGGCTTTTTCGCGGGGACCTGTTCTGGCGCTGGATCTCTCACGCGGTGCTCGGGCATTGCGGATTTCACCCCGTGAGGCGTCTTGCGATGTATAGCGCAAAGGATGCATCGGCCGCATGCAAGTCTCACTTTCTGGACTCGGCGCGAAAACTGGGGCGCGGCGGAGCGTAG
- a CDS encoding acyl-CoA dehydrogenase: MTYRAPINDMLLALNHGAGLAAAVKAGHYGDFDGDITAAVLEEAGKFASDVLAPLNRVGDEHGIKLEAGKVTTAPGWPDAYQRWSAAGWNAVSGPEAFGGQGLPLAINAACTEIWSASNIAFGLCPLLTLSAIEALDAHGSDELKNIYLEKMVTGEWTGTMQLTEPQAGSDVGALRTRAERADDGTYRIKGSKIFITYGDHDMTENIVHFVLARLPDAPDGTKGISLFLVPKFLVNADGSLGSRNDIFPSGVEHKLGMHASPTCTMTMGDHGGAIGYLIGEENRGMACMFTMMNQARLGVGLEGVGIADRAYQQALAFAQERRQGRAAGKAGNGSDPIIVHPDVKRMLMQMRALTAAARTICYATAVALDIAARATDAKVRGEATARGALLTPIAKAFSTDIGNEVTSLGVQIHGGMGFIEETGAAQHYRDARITAIYEGTNGIQSIDLVTRKLAANGGASVWALLDELSGIVKQVEASNDPAFGTTGIKLRDALGSLERTSKWLLERVSSSPNEALAGATPYLRLFGSTLGGCMLANEALAARDLGEGAGDPQRYVTLARFFAENITVQAGALERTVMDSAEAVNGADAVLLG; this comes from the coding sequence ATGACCTATCGCGCGCCGATCAACGATATGCTGCTGGCCCTCAACCACGGCGCCGGCCTCGCGGCCGCCGTGAAAGCCGGCCATTACGGCGATTTCGACGGCGACATCACCGCCGCCGTGCTGGAGGAAGCCGGCAAATTCGCCTCCGACGTGCTGGCGCCGCTCAACCGCGTCGGCGACGAACACGGCATCAAGCTCGAGGCAGGCAAGGTCACCACCGCCCCCGGCTGGCCCGATGCCTATCAGCGCTGGTCTGCGGCGGGGTGGAACGCGGTGTCGGGCCCGGAAGCGTTCGGCGGCCAGGGCCTGCCGCTGGCGATCAACGCCGCCTGCACCGAAATCTGGAGCGCGTCGAACATCGCGTTCGGGCTCTGTCCGCTGCTCACGCTGAGCGCGATCGAGGCGCTGGATGCGCATGGCAGCGACGAGCTGAAGAATATCTATCTGGAGAAGATGGTGACCGGCGAATGGACCGGCACCATGCAGCTCACCGAGCCGCAGGCGGGCTCCGACGTCGGTGCGTTGCGCACCCGCGCCGAGCGCGCCGACGACGGCACCTATCGCATCAAGGGCAGCAAGATATTCATCACCTATGGCGACCACGACATGACCGAAAACATCGTGCATTTCGTGCTGGCGCGACTGCCCGATGCACCTGATGGCACCAAGGGCATTTCGCTGTTCCTGGTCCCGAAATTCCTGGTCAATGCCGACGGTTCGCTGGGTAGCCGCAACGATATCTTTCCAAGCGGCGTCGAGCACAAGCTCGGCATGCATGCCTCGCCGACCTGCACCATGACCATGGGCGATCATGGCGGCGCCATCGGCTACCTGATAGGCGAGGAAAACCGCGGCATGGCCTGCATGTTCACCATGATGAACCAGGCCCGGCTCGGCGTCGGCCTCGAAGGCGTCGGCATCGCCGACCGCGCCTATCAGCAGGCGCTGGCCTTTGCGCAGGAACGCCGCCAGGGCCGCGCCGCCGGCAAAGCCGGCAACGGGTCCGACCCCATCATCGTGCATCCCGACGTCAAGCGGATGCTGATGCAGATGCGCGCGCTCACCGCCGCCGCGCGCACCATCTGCTACGCTACCGCGGTCGCGCTCGATATCGCCGCACGCGCGACCGACGCCAAAGTGCGCGGCGAGGCCACCGCGCGCGGCGCGCTGCTGACGCCGATCGCCAAGGCGTTCTCCACCGACATCGGCAACGAGGTGACCTCGCTCGGCGTGCAGATCCACGGCGGCATGGGTTTCATCGAGGAAACCGGCGCCGCGCAGCATTATCGCGATGCGCGCATCACCGCGATCTATGAAGGCACCAACGGCATCCAGTCGATCGACCTGGTCACCCGCAAGCTCGCCGCCAATGGCGGCGCGTCGGTGTGGGCCCTGCTCGACGAACTCTCCGGCATCGTCAAACAGGTCGAAGCCTCGAACGATCCGGCGTTCGGCACCACGGGAATAAAACTGCGCGACGCGCTGGGCTCGCTGGAGCGCACCAGCAAGTGGCTCCTGGAGCGCGTCAGCTCGTCGCCGAACGAGGCGCTGGCGGGCGCGACGCCTTATCTGCGGCTGTTCGGTTCGACGCTCGGCGGCTGCATGCTGGCCAATGAGGCGCTCGCCGCCCGCGATCTCGGCGAAGGCGCCGGCGACCCGCAGCGCTACGTCACGCTGGCAAGGTTTTTTGCCGAGAACATCACGGTGCAGGCAGGCGCGCTGGAGCGCACGGTGATGGACAGCGCCGAAGCGGTCAACGGCGCGGACGCGGTGTTGCTGGGGTAG
- a CDS encoding HigA family addiction module antitoxin, translating into MARKLSPMHPGEVLREEFLLPLGLSSGALAKVCGVPRTRIERLANEETGVTADTALRLSKAFGTSPELWLNLQTDYDVQIAKRQIGNDLAKIEPIATKAA; encoded by the coding sequence ATGGCCAGGAAGCTTTCTCCCATGCATCCCGGTGAAGTTCTTCGGGAAGAATTTTTGCTGCCGCTGGGGCTATCGTCCGGCGCGTTAGCAAAAGTCTGCGGCGTTCCGCGGACGCGTATTGAGCGATTGGCAAATGAAGAAACCGGCGTGACTGCAGATACAGCGTTGCGCTTGTCGAAGGCCTTTGGCACTTCGCCTGAACTCTGGTTGAATCTGCAGACCGACTACGACGTTCAGATCGCGAAACGGCAAATAGGCAATGACCTCGCGAAGATCGAACCGATTGCGACAAAGGCAGCTTAG
- a CDS encoding IS3 family transposase (programmed frameshift): protein MQRRRFSREFKVEAVKLVRERGVSVAQAGRDLGIHENVLRKWVKEFGSDPVQAFPGHGQMKPEQLEIERLRREVNKLKAERDIPKKGRCLLREGSDMKFGFIVKHRNIWPVAWLCEAMGVSRSGFHAWLNRSPSARSRSDEAVGQQVKASFLASDRTYGARRVWRDLLADGVECGLHRIERLMRLQALRARPRRRRLPKDEGDRQVANVPANLLDRQFAAERPNQKWIADFTYIWTAEGWLYVSAVIDLFSRRVVGWSMSAGMTAQLVADALLMAVWRRGKPDALMHHSDRGSQYASEQFQRLMADSGIVCSMSRSGNVWDNAAMESFFSSLKTERIERKTYRTRNEARADVFDYIERFYNATRRHSTIGYLSPVEFERKVGLA from the exons ATGCAGAGACGAAGATTCAGTCGAGAGTTCAAGGTCGAGGCGGTCAAGCTTGTCAGGGAGCGCGGAGTATCGGTAGCGCAAGCCGGCCGAGACCTGGGCATTCATGAGAACGTGCTGCGCAAATGGGTCAAGGAGTTCGGCTCCGATCCCGTGCAGGCCTTCCCCGGCCACGGCCAGATGAAACCCGAGCAGCTGGAGATCGAGCGGCTGCGGCGCGAGGTCAACAAGCTGAAGGCGGAGCGGGATATCC CTAAAAAAGGCCGCTGCCTACTTCGCGAAGGAAGCGACATGAAGTTCGGCTTCATCGTGAAGCACCGGAACATCTGGCCGGTGGCATGGCTATGCGAAGCAATGGGCGTGTCGCGGTCGGGCTTCCATGCCTGGCTGAATCGATCTCCCAGCGCCAGATCCCGAAGCGACGAAGCGGTCGGCCAGCAGGTGAAGGCCAGCTTCCTTGCCAGCGACCGGACCTACGGCGCACGGCGCGTCTGGCGAGACCTGCTGGCAGACGGCGTCGAATGCGGTCTTCACCGGATCGAGCGGCTGATGCGCCTGCAGGCCTTGCGGGCGCGGCCACGGCGCCGGCGTCTGCCGAAGGACGAAGGCGATCGCCAGGTTGCGAACGTGCCGGCGAACCTTCTCGATCGTCAGTTTGCGGCCGAGCGGCCGAACCAGAAGTGGATCGCCGACTTCACCTACATCTGGACCGCCGAGGGCTGGCTCTACGTGTCGGCTGTGATCGACCTGTTCTCGCGACGGGTGGTCGGCTGGTCGATGAGCGCCGGCATGACAGCCCAGCTGGTTGCGGACGCCCTGTTGATGGCCGTCTGGCGCCGGGGCAAGCCGGATGCCCTGATGCATCACTCGGATCGGGGCAGCCAATACGCCAGCGAACAGTTCCAGCGCCTGATGGCTGACAGCGGCATCGTCTGCAGCATGAGCCGATCCGGCAACGTCTGGGACAACGCGGCGATGGAGAGCTTCTTCTCGTCGCTAAAGACCGAACGCATCGAGCGCAAAACCTACCGTACCAGGAACGAGGCCAGAGCAGATGTGTTCGACTACATCGAGCGGTTCTACAATGCGACCCGACGTCATTCGACGATCGGATACCTCAGCCCTGTTGAGTTCGAGCGCAAGGTGGGATTAGCTTAA